In Synechococcus sp. UW69, a single genomic region encodes these proteins:
- a CDS encoding phospholipase D-like domain-containing protein, with translation MITGSFNWSPSAAHTNDETLLVIHSPQLVKHLTRVMDHLRDTAELGITPHIQRKLDRQRIRCGDELERR, from the coding sequence GTGATCACGGGGTCCTTCAACTGGTCACCCTCTGCTGCACACACCAACGATGAAACTCTGCTGGTGATCCACTCACCTCAGCTCGTCAAACACCTCACCCGCGTCATGGATCACCTCAGGGACACCGCTGAACTGGGAATCACTCCGCACATTCAACGCAAACTCGACCGTCAACGGATCCGATGCGGTGATGAGTTGGAGAGGCGCTGA
- a CDS encoding DUF3104 domain-containing protein, producing MSVDHSVVTQRTDRDPLILHVKAGMTVIVEENGDWWMGDVVFVEAGARNTKVPTLFQVANVDTGFIRWINADLVTHIVPRIHEAVAA from the coding sequence ATGTCGGTTGATCATTCGGTCGTTACGCAACGGACTGACCGCGACCCACTGATCCTGCACGTCAAAGCAGGGATGACCGTGATCGTTGAAGAGAACGGTGACTGGTGGATGGGGGATGTCGTGTTTGTCGAAGCTGGAGCAAGGAACACCAAGGTTCCGACCCTTTTCCAAGTGGCAAATGTGGACACCGGTTTTATCCGTTGGATTAACGCCGACCTGGTGACCCATATCGTCCCCAGAATCCACGAAGCAGTAGCTGCTTAA
- the dapF gene encoding diaminopimelate epimerase: MLQFSKYQGLGNDFLIVEGRQGQLPDAISDPDPAWVRHICDRRFGVGADGLILALPPQAEGELRMRIINADGSEAEMCGNGIRCLARYLADTDGDAPGRSWDIETLAGMIRPELMADRQLRVDMGPPFLTPEGIPTTLMPEDGLPQGVLMLEDDQLRVAAVGMGNPHVVVPVEDLASIPFEAWGAALEVHPAFPAKTNVHFLQVHSRERLEIRVWERGAGPTLACGTGACATLVAAVLLGLADDCAEVLLPGGPLMIEWRDRSGSVLMTGPAEAVFDGVLTPELVPGPSAVAPQVSPVNQVSTNPSPAKEVTPAASPEDEAAALEQVQNFLNSTSLDSMLNLASESLEQRTKARFERDTP; the protein is encoded by the coding sequence ATGCTGCAGTTCAGCAAATATCAGGGACTTGGCAACGACTTCCTGATTGTGGAGGGCCGGCAGGGACAACTGCCCGATGCCATCAGTGATCCCGATCCCGCCTGGGTGCGCCATATCTGCGATCGGCGTTTCGGTGTTGGCGCGGATGGCCTGATCCTGGCGCTTCCACCTCAGGCCGAGGGTGAACTGCGCATGCGGATCATCAATGCCGATGGAAGTGAGGCCGAGATGTGCGGCAACGGCATTCGTTGCCTGGCGCGTTATCTGGCCGATACCGATGGAGATGCGCCAGGACGAAGTTGGGACATCGAAACCCTCGCGGGAATGATTCGCCCTGAACTCATGGCGGACCGCCAGTTGCGGGTGGATATGGGGCCTCCGTTCCTCACGCCGGAAGGCATCCCCACAACACTGATGCCGGAGGACGGTCTGCCCCAGGGGGTGCTGATGTTGGAGGACGATCAACTGAGAGTGGCCGCTGTTGGTATGGGCAACCCTCACGTGGTGGTTCCCGTTGAGGATCTCGCCAGCATTCCCTTTGAGGCCTGGGGAGCTGCCCTGGAGGTGCATCCAGCGTTCCCGGCCAAAACCAATGTTCATTTCCTTCAGGTTCACAGCCGTGAGCGTTTGGAGATCCGGGTATGGGAGCGGGGTGCAGGTCCGACCCTGGCCTGCGGCACCGGAGCCTGCGCCACCCTCGTGGCGGCAGTGTTGTTGGGCCTCGCCGATGACTGTGCCGAGGTTCTACTTCCCGGCGGTCCGCTGATGATCGAATGGCGCGATCGAAGCGGTTCGGTGCTGATGACTGGACCGGCGGAGGCAGTGTTTGATGGTGTCCTGACGCCAGAGTTGGTTCCTGGTCCGTCTGCCGTAGCTCCCCAGGTCAGTCCCGTTAACCAGGTCAGCACCAATCCCTCACCCGCCAAAGAGGTGACGCCTGCAGCGAGTCCAGAGGACGAAGCGGCCGCCCTGGAGCAGGTGCAGAACTTTCTGAACTCCACCTCTCTCGATTCGATGCTCAATCTCGCCAGTGAGTCACTGGAGCAACGCACCAAGGCGCGGTTCGAGCGTGACACGCCCTGA
- a CDS encoding cysteine desulfurase family protein has protein sequence MTRPELYLDAAATTPPLPEVIAVMQQLQQTAWANPSSLHGAGLAAAEALERARWCTADRFGVSADQLIVTSGATESVHLALLGSAAGLAPGRVVISAVEHPAVIAAAYQLEAQGWSVAEWPVDGQGVVRLNQLDQLLSAPTRLVSLTAAQGEIGALQPLIEVAQACRERGIVIHSDATQLVPQGCFPFERLGVDLLTLSAHKFRGPRGVGLLIRAPGVALSPLQGGGGQEHGLRSGTEPVALVSGMAEALKVLPSFDPVTHPVPPGSAVKIRRQRDQLLERLLELPQLRLCGPQLSGRLPHHIALLVKSTDGMPLPGRDLVRRLAAAGVACSSGSACSSGSSSDSVVLTAMGIPEPERQSGLRLTLGPWLSDQDLDAVPGRFESVLRAFP, from the coding sequence GTGACACGCCCTGAGCTGTATCTCGATGCTGCCGCCACGACACCGCCGCTGCCGGAGGTGATCGCAGTCATGCAGCAGCTCCAGCAAACGGCCTGGGCGAACCCCAGCAGTCTTCATGGAGCAGGGCTGGCAGCTGCGGAGGCCCTCGAACGGGCCCGCTGGTGTACTGCTGATCGTTTTGGTGTCAGCGCGGATCAGTTGATCGTCACCTCGGGGGCGACTGAATCCGTCCATCTCGCCCTTCTCGGCAGTGCCGCGGGTCTTGCTCCCGGCCGTGTGGTGATCTCTGCAGTGGAGCATCCAGCGGTGATCGCTGCGGCTTACCAACTCGAGGCCCAGGGATGGAGCGTTGCTGAATGGCCTGTCGATGGGCAGGGGGTGGTGCGACTGAACCAACTCGATCAGCTGTTGTCTGCTCCGACGCGGTTGGTGTCCCTCACAGCTGCCCAGGGTGAGATTGGTGCGCTTCAACCTCTGATCGAGGTTGCCCAGGCCTGCCGCGAGCGCGGCATCGTGATCCACAGCGATGCCACCCAACTCGTACCGCAGGGCTGTTTCCCGTTCGAGCGGCTCGGGGTCGACTTGCTGACCCTCTCCGCCCACAAGTTCCGTGGTCCCCGCGGCGTGGGCCTGCTGATTCGCGCCCCAGGTGTTGCCCTCTCACCGCTCCAGGGCGGTGGTGGACAGGAGCATGGCCTGCGCTCCGGTACTGAACCCGTCGCTCTTGTCAGCGGTATGGCAGAAGCTCTGAAGGTGCTTCCAAGCTTTGACCCCGTTACGCATCCCGTACCCCCTGGCAGCGCAGTGAAGATCCGTCGCCAACGCGATCAACTGCTTGAGCGCCTACTGGAGCTTCCCCAGCTCCGGCTTTGCGGCCCCCAGCTGTCAGGCCGTCTGCCCCACCACATCGCGCTGCTGGTGAAGTCGACCGATGGCATGCCTCTGCCGGGTCGCGATCTCGTGCGGCGGCTTGCAGCGGCGGGTGTGGCCTGCAGCAGTGGCAGCGCCTGCAGCAGTGGAAGCAGCTCAGACAGTGTCGTTCTCACGGCCATGGGGATTCCCGAGCCTGAACGGCAGTCAGGGCTGCGCCTGACCCTTGGCCCATGGCTCTCTGATCAGGACCTCGACGCCGTTCCAGGCCGTTTTGAATCCGTATTGAGGGCTTTTCCCTGA
- a CDS encoding DUF1995 family protein has translation MTQSDAPCLDLPADLLAAEEAMLQAALAAVGSGDGQRWAASLRFEGLRLLPVAVRLARALIATGQQLVMVWPDAGAAALARRDAEDLKDVILDFNQLKRSDSTTPDTRLLLAVNPSPADYEEFQALCENHAGVILMLNGRLEDAAVGIGSVARERRKGFVASWQQAYWLQPLDGGALMRCFPDDWRLYRQDPDGYRQLEVLPERPDPDTTAALLAGEDPDSIKQQLSGVDRFLDGLRN, from the coding sequence ATGACTCAATCCGACGCCCCCTGTCTCGACCTCCCCGCGGATCTGCTTGCAGCCGAGGAGGCTATGTTGCAAGCCGCCCTGGCAGCGGTGGGTTCTGGCGACGGCCAACGCTGGGCAGCAAGCCTGCGTTTTGAGGGGTTGCGACTGCTGCCGGTGGCGGTGCGGCTGGCCCGTGCACTCATCGCTACCGGTCAGCAGCTGGTGATGGTCTGGCCCGACGCCGGCGCTGCAGCCCTGGCGCGGCGTGATGCGGAGGACCTCAAAGACGTGATCCTCGACTTCAATCAGCTGAAACGCTCGGACAGCACAACTCCCGATACGCGCCTGCTCCTCGCGGTGAATCCTTCGCCCGCTGATTACGAGGAGTTCCAGGCCTTGTGCGAAAACCATGCCGGAGTGATCCTGATGCTGAATGGACGTCTTGAAGACGCCGCTGTCGGGATCGGCAGCGTGGCCCGGGAGCGCCGCAAGGGTTTCGTGGCCAGTTGGCAACAGGCCTATTGGCTCCAGCCGTTGGATGGAGGAGCGTTGATGCGCTGCTTCCCCGATGACTGGCGTCTCTATCGCCAGGATCCCGATGGGTACCGGCAATTGGAGGTGCTTCCCGAACGCCCGGACCCTGACACCACCGCAGCTCTGCTGGCTGGGGAAGATCCTGACAGCATCAAGCAACAGCTCTCCGGAGTTGATCGCTTCCTTGATGGTCTTCGCAATTGA
- a CDS encoding DUF4330 domain-containing protein, with translation MVLNRLRSFSPIDAVAAVVALAALGGVIWSPKLSNAVAKATGAVKPVQVSVDVRHLYSANPEQLLNSAREEAALNIVIRNQPAGRVTLVSVDDLTNSLTAVQPDGSVVVADAPSTALPRHARFVMEANAEIKPSGVVIGGTKLKVGVPVELEGRLYRLNGVVSGVTPL, from the coding sequence ATGGTGCTCAACAGGCTGCGATCCTTTTCTCCCATCGATGCAGTGGCAGCTGTTGTCGCCCTGGCAGCTCTGGGTGGAGTGATCTGGTCCCCAAAGCTCTCTAATGCAGTCGCGAAAGCGACTGGTGCCGTGAAGCCTGTGCAGGTCAGCGTGGATGTGCGTCATCTGTACAGCGCCAATCCTGAGCAACTGCTGAATTCAGCCCGGGAGGAAGCGGCGCTCAACATCGTGATACGGAACCAACCGGCCGGCCGTGTGACTTTGGTTTCGGTGGATGACCTCACCAATTCCCTGACGGCAGTTCAGCCCGATGGTTCGGTGGTTGTTGCTGATGCCCCCAGCACCGCCCTCCCCCGACACGCTCGTTTTGTGATGGAGGCCAATGCGGAGATCAAACCTTCAGGTGTTGTGATCGGCGGGACCAAGCTCAAGGTGGGTGTCCCCGTCGAGCTTGAAGGACGTCTCTACCGCTTAAACGGTGTCGTCAGTGGAGTGACGCCTCTGTGA
- the dacB gene encoding D-alanyl-D-alanine carboxypeptidase/D-alanyl-D-alanine-endopeptidase, producing MRSALFTLLLLAPQLPLRAATPLLAPPPVVQRQGQALLSGGALCPALQSALETAVGPEKRVWSVSVVDQRGQLLADLNGGVPRVPASNQKLVSTAFALDRLGPDFRLKTQLLRHADGTLEIVGEGDPDLSIAEIQKFAMVALGQGGSRTPTSLSTVPVQLMVREEPRQRWWPADWDPADRSYAYGAPITRLALTSNALHMAVMDPAARLQRILNSTIRQQGGQIRLQMVDQQTREAVTARSDEASVVLHSEDSAPMHALLSLANTESHNFTAEVLMREAADAWDVNRAALATTRWMQAQGLPMTGLRVRDGSGLSRGNRLTSRSLSVLLWRMAQHPLGAYYQASMAIAGQRGTLRNYFRGTSLQGRFWGKTGTLTGVRSISGILETADGPRYLSMIANGAYAPNSVMGEILLASQRVSRCPSWNAGGTPHGVPD from the coding sequence ATGCGCTCTGCTCTATTCACCCTGCTTTTGCTGGCGCCCCAGTTGCCTCTGAGGGCAGCAACTCCGTTGCTGGCACCTCCACCGGTGGTTCAACGCCAAGGCCAGGCGCTGCTCTCCGGTGGAGCGCTTTGTCCCGCATTGCAATCGGCCCTGGAAACCGCAGTAGGTCCGGAAAAGCGGGTGTGGAGCGTCAGCGTTGTGGATCAACGCGGCCAGTTGCTGGCTGATTTGAACGGGGGGGTTCCCCGTGTTCCAGCATCCAATCAAAAACTGGTCAGCACGGCCTTTGCTCTGGATCGCCTCGGTCCCGACTTCAGGCTGAAAACGCAGTTGTTGCGTCATGCCGATGGGACGCTTGAAATTGTTGGGGAAGGGGATCCCGACCTCAGCATTGCGGAGATCCAGAAGTTCGCCATGGTGGCGCTCGGCCAGGGCGGCTCTCGCACCCCGACCAGTCTTTCAACAGTGCCTGTGCAGTTGATGGTGCGAGAGGAACCGCGGCAGCGCTGGTGGCCCGCCGACTGGGACCCGGCGGATCGCTCTTATGCCTATGGCGCTCCGATCACCCGCCTCGCTCTCACCAGCAATGCACTGCATATGGCGGTGATGGATCCAGCGGCACGGTTGCAGCGGATTCTGAATTCCACCATCCGTCAGCAGGGGGGGCAGATCCGTCTTCAGATGGTTGACCAGCAGACCCGAGAAGCGGTAACTGCGCGGAGTGATGAAGCGAGTGTGGTGCTGCATAGCGAGGATTCAGCGCCGATGCATGCTCTGCTCAGCCTTGCCAACACGGAGAGCCATAACTTCACCGCCGAAGTACTGATGCGCGAAGCCGCAGACGCCTGGGATGTCAATCGTGCGGCCCTGGCTACCACCCGTTGGATGCAGGCGCAGGGACTTCCCATGACGGGTCTACGGGTGAGGGACGGAAGTGGACTCTCAAGGGGCAACCGTCTCACCAGTCGTTCCCTCTCCGTTCTGCTGTGGCGCATGGCGCAACATCCCCTGGGGGCCTACTACCAGGCGTCGATGGCGATCGCCGGGCAGAGGGGAACGCTGCGCAACTACTTCCGGGGTACGTCGCTCCAAGGGCGTTTTTGGGGCAAAACAGGAACCCTGACCGGTGTTCGCTCGATTTCGGGAATTCTTGAAACCGCTGATGGGCCTCGATACCTGAGCATGATCGCCAACGGGGCCTATGCACCCAACAGCGTGATGGGTGAAATCCTTCTGGCAAGCCAGCGGGTCAGCCGTTGCCCCTCATGGAACGCAGGCGGGACGCCGCACGGTGTGCCCGACTAA
- the coaD gene encoding pantetheine-phosphate adenylyltransferase gives MRALYPGSFDPLTNGHMDLIERAVSLFGEVVVAVLSNPSKRPAFTIEERIEQIRTSTHHLSGVEVISFDGLTVNCAVTHRADLILRGLRAMSDFEYELQIAHTNRSLAEDLETVFMATTARHSFLSSSVVKEVARFGGSIDHMVPPEVAKDLNRLFNSAFPTS, from the coding sequence ATGCGGGCGCTCTACCCAGGCAGTTTCGACCCCCTCACCAACGGTCATATGGACCTGATTGAGCGGGCGGTAAGTCTCTTTGGCGAAGTGGTCGTTGCCGTGCTCAGCAATCCGAGCAAGCGACCTGCCTTCACGATCGAAGAACGAATCGAACAGATCCGCACATCGACACACCATTTGTCTGGCGTTGAGGTGATCAGTTTCGATGGCCTCACGGTGAACTGCGCTGTCACCCATCGCGCCGACTTAATCCTGCGGGGCCTGCGAGCGATGAGTGACTTCGAATATGAGCTACAGATCGCCCACACCAACCGGTCGCTAGCGGAGGATCTGGAGACCGTGTTCATGGCCACGACTGCTCGGCACAGCTTCCTCAGCAGCTCCGTGGTGAAGGAAGTGGCCCGCTTTGGCGGATCCATCGACCACATGGTGCCGCCAGAGGTGGCGAAGGACCTCAACAGGCTCTTTAATTCGGCTTTCCCAACCAGCTGA
- a CDS encoding flavin reductase family protein — MSLDADAKKVLLRKIPHGLFICGVRNGDEVNGFTASWVTQGSFEPPLVVMGVRADSSSHAIIEATGKFSLNVLRADQKDLAAVFFKPQKALGGRFEAAPFEEGELGLPLLTDAVGGVECELVGSIKHGDHTVFVGEVKTARLIADGDALNLASTGWNYGG, encoded by the coding sequence ATGAGCCTCGACGCTGACGCCAAGAAGGTCCTGCTCCGCAAGATCCCCCATGGGCTTTTCATCTGCGGCGTTCGCAACGGCGATGAGGTCAATGGTTTCACCGCCAGCTGGGTGACCCAGGGATCCTTCGAACCACCTCTGGTGGTGATGGGCGTTCGAGCCGACAGCAGCAGTCACGCCATCATCGAAGCCACCGGCAAGTTCTCCCTGAATGTGCTGCGGGCCGACCAAAAAGATCTGGCTGCCGTTTTCTTCAAGCCCCAAAAGGCGCTTGGTGGTCGTTTTGAGGCGGCACCTTTTGAAGAGGGAGAGCTCGGCTTGCCTCTCCTCACCGATGCCGTCGGTGGTGTGGAGTGCGAACTCGTGGGGTCGATCAAGCATGGTGACCACACGGTCTTTGTTGGAGAAGTGAAAACAGCGCGTCTGATCGCTGATGGTGATGCGCTGAATCTGGCCAGCACCGGCTGGAATTACGGCGGCTGA